In Streptomyces dangxiongensis, one DNA window encodes the following:
- a CDS encoding ATP-dependent helicase — MSSSSSTRHLPHPSVRQGSRGAYRLVRTPPATVAPPLLDAAQRAVVDHRSGPLLVLAGPGTGKTTTLVESVAARIARGADPERILVLTFSRKAAVDLRDRMALRMGAARAPRATTFHSYCYALVRAHQDSGRFTDPLRLLSGPEQDVTVRELLAGQPELERLGLTHVRWPDELRACLTTRGFADEVRAVLARSRELGLGPDALDAFARRTGRPDWRAAAAFLADYLDTLDLQGVLDYAELVHRAVLLAHRPDTAARLAAQYDAVYVDEYQDTDPAQVRLLHALAGGGRTLVAFGDPDQSIYAFRGADVNGILDFPAAFTRADGRPAPVQVLRTSRRSGAALLAATRLITQRMPLPRLPADKVRAHREPAAVRDGGRVEVYTYPTPGTELDNIADILRRAHLEDGLPWSDMAVLVRAGSRSLPTLRRALTSAGVPLDIDGDDLPLRHEPAVAPLLTALRAVATAETRRREEDPTAPAPARPAEPPTDEEPVTAPELSAAEPVATADDGEQSAGHTAVEDAPTPAPDTCWLDTETALTLLASPLAGMDAADLRRLGRALREEERAAGNPLPPPSDELLTRALAEPERLVVHDPAYARGAQRLGALLHKARERLAGGGTAEEALWDLWEGTPWPARLERAARRGGAAGRNADRDLDAVCALFATAARAEERTGGRGALNFLAEIEAEDIAADTLTRRAVRPDAVRLMTAHRSKGLEWRLVVVAGVQEGLWPDLRRRGSLLEADRIGRDGLAEPLTPGALLAEERRLFYVAATRARERLVVTAVNAPADDGDQPSRFLTELGVEPKDVTGRPRRPLAVAALVAELRATTVDPRASATLREAAARRLARLAALADEDGRPLVPSAHPYRWWGMFEPTESKVPLRDRDQPVVLSGSALDQLANTCALQWFLGREVKADAPATTAQGFGNVVHVLADEVASGRTPADLDVLMERLDSVWNALAFDAPWKSQQEKDNARVALERFLNWHVLARAGRTAVASEQDFDVTLGAGDYEVRIRGQMDRVETDGDGRAYVVDFKTGKNAPTAREVEHHPQLAVYQLAVREGAVDAAFDGARPEPGGAELVHLRQGAAKRDGGDGLPRVQGQEPLAGEWVGELLATAAGKVLDERFTPSTGQHCTHCAFRASCSARPEGRHVVE, encoded by the coding sequence GTGAGCTCCTCTTCCTCCACCAGGCACCTGCCGCACCCCTCGGTGCGGCAGGGGAGCCGTGGCGCTTACCGACTGGTGCGTACGCCGCCGGCCACCGTGGCTCCCCCTCTCCTGGACGCGGCGCAGCGCGCAGTGGTTGACCACCGGAGCGGACCGCTGCTCGTCCTCGCCGGCCCCGGCACCGGCAAGACCACCACCCTGGTCGAGTCCGTGGCCGCGCGGATCGCCCGGGGCGCCGACCCCGAGCGGATCCTGGTACTGACGTTCAGCCGCAAGGCCGCCGTCGACCTGCGAGACCGCATGGCCCTGCGCATGGGCGCGGCCCGCGCGCCGAGGGCGACCACGTTCCACTCTTACTGCTACGCGCTGGTCCGCGCCCACCAGGACAGCGGCCGGTTCACCGACCCGCTGCGCCTGCTCTCCGGACCCGAGCAGGACGTCACCGTCCGCGAGCTGCTCGCCGGGCAGCCCGAGCTGGAGCGGCTCGGGCTGACCCATGTGCGCTGGCCCGACGAACTGCGCGCCTGCCTCACCACGCGCGGCTTCGCCGACGAGGTCCGTGCCGTCCTCGCCCGCAGCCGCGAGCTGGGTCTCGGCCCGGACGCCCTGGACGCCTTCGCGCGCCGCACCGGCCGCCCCGACTGGCGCGCGGCAGCCGCGTTCCTCGCCGACTACCTCGACACACTCGACCTCCAGGGCGTGCTCGACTACGCGGAACTGGTCCACCGGGCCGTCCTGCTCGCCCACCGCCCCGACACCGCCGCGCGGCTCGCCGCCCAGTACGACGCCGTGTACGTCGACGAGTACCAGGACACCGATCCCGCCCAGGTGCGGCTCCTGCACGCCCTGGCCGGCGGCGGGCGGACCCTGGTCGCGTTCGGCGACCCCGACCAGTCGATCTACGCCTTCCGCGGCGCCGACGTGAACGGCATCCTCGACTTCCCGGCCGCCTTCACCCGCGCGGACGGCCGCCCCGCCCCCGTCCAGGTGCTGCGCACCTCCCGCCGCTCCGGCGCCGCGCTGCTGGCCGCGACCCGCCTGATCACCCAGCGGATGCCGCTGCCCCGGTTGCCCGCCGACAAGGTCCGCGCCCACCGGGAACCGGCCGCGGTGCGGGACGGCGGCCGGGTCGAGGTCTACACCTACCCGACGCCCGGCACCGAACTGGACAACATCGCGGACATCCTGCGCCGCGCGCATCTGGAGGACGGTCTCCCCTGGAGCGACATGGCCGTCCTGGTACGTGCCGGATCGCGCTCCCTGCCGACCCTGCGCCGCGCCCTCACCTCGGCCGGCGTCCCGCTGGACATCGACGGCGACGACCTGCCCCTGCGGCACGAGCCGGCGGTGGCACCGCTGCTCACGGCCCTGCGCGCGGTCGCCACGGCGGAGACCCGACGCCGTGAGGAGGACCCCACCGCACCGGCCCCGGCGCGGCCCGCCGAGCCCCCCACGGACGAGGAACCCGTCACCGCACCCGAGCTGTCGGCGGCCGAGCCGGTGGCGACGGCCGATGACGGTGAGCAGTCCGCCGGGCACACGGCCGTCGAGGATGCGCCGACACCGGCCCCGGACACCTGCTGGCTCGACACCGAGACCGCCCTCACCCTGCTCGCCTCCCCCCTCGCCGGCATGGACGCCGCCGACCTGCGCCGCCTCGGGCGTGCCCTGCGTGAGGAGGAGCGGGCCGCCGGCAACCCGCTGCCGCCGCCGTCCGACGAGCTGCTCACGCGGGCACTCGCCGAGCCGGAGCGCCTGGTGGTGCACGACCCGGCGTACGCCCGCGGGGCGCAGCGCCTCGGCGCGCTGCTCCACAAGGCCCGCGAGCGCCTCGCGGGCGGCGGTACGGCCGAGGAAGCGCTGTGGGACCTGTGGGAGGGCACGCCGTGGCCCGCGCGCCTGGAGCGGGCCGCCCGGCGCGGTGGCGCGGCCGGCCGCAACGCCGACCGGGACCTGGACGCCGTGTGCGCGCTGTTCGCCACCGCCGCGCGCGCGGAGGAGCGCACCGGCGGCCGTGGCGCCCTGAACTTCCTGGCCGAGATCGAGGCCGAGGACATCGCCGCCGACACGCTCACCCGCCGCGCGGTACGCCCCGACGCCGTCCGCCTGATGACCGCGCACCGCTCCAAGGGCCTGGAGTGGCGGCTGGTCGTCGTCGCCGGCGTCCAGGAGGGCCTGTGGCCCGACCTGCGCCGCCGCGGCTCGCTGCTGGAGGCCGACCGCATCGGCCGCGACGGACTCGCCGAGCCGCTCACCCCGGGCGCGCTGCTCGCCGAGGAGCGCCGCCTGTTCTACGTCGCCGCCACGCGCGCGCGTGAACGGCTCGTCGTCACCGCCGTGAACGCGCCGGCCGACGACGGTGACCAGCCCTCCCGGTTCCTGACCGAACTGGGTGTCGAGCCCAAGGACGTCACCGGCCGCCCCCGGCGCCCGCTGGCCGTCGCCGCGCTCGTCGCCGAGCTGCGCGCCACCACGGTCGACCCGCGCGCGTCCGCCACGCTGCGGGAAGCCGCCGCCCGCCGGCTGGCCCGGCTGGCCGCGCTCGCCGACGAGGACGGCCGCCCGCTGGTGCCGTCCGCACACCCCTACCGCTGGTGGGGCATGTTCGAGCCGACCGAGAGCAAGGTGCCGCTGCGCGACCGCGACCAGCCCGTCGTGCTCTCCGGCAGCGCCCTCGACCAGCTCGCCAACACCTGCGCACTCCAGTGGTTCCTGGGCCGCGAGGTGAAGGCCGACGCGCCCGCGACCACCGCACAGGGCTTCGGCAACGTCGTTCACGTCCTCGCCGACGAGGTCGCCTCCGGTCGTACCCCGGCCGACCTCGACGTCCTCATGGAACGCCTGGACTCCGTGTGGAACGCGCTCGCCTTCGACGCGCCCTGGAAGTCGCAGCAGGAGAAGGACAACGCGCGCGTGGCGCTCGAACGCTTCCTGAACTGGCACGTCCTGGCCCGCGCCGGCCGCACCGCCGTGGCCAGCGAGCAGGACTTCGACGTCACCCTCGGAGCGGGCGACTACGAGGTCCGCATCCGTGGCCAGATGGACCGCGTCGAAACCGACGGCGACGGCCGGGCCTACGTGGTCGACTTCAAAACCGGCAAAAACGCACCCACCGCGCGCGAGGTGGAGCACCACCCGCAGCTCGCCGTCTACCAGCTCGCCGTCCGCGAAGGCGCCGTCGACGCGGCCTTCGACGGGGCCCGCCCCGAACCGGGCGGCGCGGAACTGGTCCATCTCAGGCAGGGCGCCGCCAAGCGTGACGGGGGAGACGGCCTGCCCCGGGTGCAGGGTCAGGAACCGCTGGCGGGGGAGTGGGTCGGCGAGCTGCTGGCGACCGCCGCCGGCAAGGTCCTCGACGAGCGGTTCACACCGAGCACCGGCCAGCACTGCACGCACTGCGCCTTCCGCGCCTCGTGCAGCGCCCGTCCCGAGGGGCGCCACGTGGTGGAGTGA
- a CDS encoding MGMT family protein codes for MSEQSPADEAREEYADALPDYAERVLEVAERIPPGRVMTYGDVAEWLEEGGPRQVGRVMALYGSAVPWWRVVRSDGVLLPGHELRALAHYRAEGTPLKQAGRSAAGHVPRLDMRRARWDGGADAEGHI; via the coding sequence ATGAGCGAGCAGAGCCCGGCCGACGAGGCCCGCGAGGAGTACGCGGACGCACTGCCCGACTACGCCGAGCGGGTCCTCGAGGTCGCCGAGCGGATCCCGCCGGGCCGGGTCATGACGTACGGCGATGTCGCCGAGTGGCTCGAGGAGGGCGGCCCGCGCCAGGTCGGCCGGGTGATGGCCCTCTACGGAAGTGCTGTCCCGTGGTGGCGGGTCGTACGGTCCGACGGCGTGCTGCTGCCCGGTCACGAGCTGCGTGCGCTCGCGCACTACCGCGCGGAGGGCACGCCGCTGAAGCAGGCGGGCAGGAGCGCGGCGGGCCATGTGCCGAGGCTCGACATGCGGCGGGCCCGCTGGGACGGCGGCGCGGACGCGGAGGGTCACATCTGA
- a CDS encoding lysylphosphatidylglycerol synthase domain-containing protein: protein MKEQGVHPEGAAGTPDASARPDTAQADEGGTDARREDSGPHTDDGTRAGGHEADGPDDTACAGGSAAEASGDDIAGARQDGAAVAAGDGPRVRVNATGAGDAENGGAHACADVPGDRRACADDDPHAEQVEGDEPLLPARVHRPSDLVRLLVGVLAIAVLLSIAAFAHGTTSGLEQDINKGTGQAPDLLIKIAGLGSSIAILLVPVAFAIERLIKRDGLRIADGVLAAVLAHGVTLATDLWVARAAPDSIQEALTQPSPGDIHALTDPVHGYLAPVIAYMTAVGMSRRPRWRAVLWIVLMLDAFSMLVTGYTTPFSIILTVLIGWTIAYGTLYAVGSPNVRPTGQTLMAGLTHVGFHPVSAAREEAVETENGDRGRRYFVTLENGPPLDVTVVDREQQAQGFFYRAWRNLTLRGFATRSSLQSLRQALEQEALLAYAAIAAGANAPKLIATSELGPDAVMLVYEHTGGRTLDSLADEDITDELLRNTWHQVQALQSRRIAHRRLAGEAILVDRSGRVILTELRGGEIAAGELLLRMDVAQLVTTLGLRVGAQRAVASAVGVLGPDAVADCLPMLQPIALTRSTRATLRRLARERAQREREAVLEASRQSKPARPEEASETAAVALEKPDKRTVRAEQRAEKRAIDEALDEAREEDLLTQIRHQVLLIRPQAPVEPARLERVRPRTLISFIAGAIGAYYLLTQLTHIEFGTLFAQAQWGWVAAAVLFSALSYVAAAMALLGFVPERVPFPRTVAAQVAGSFVKIVAPAAVGGVALNTRFLQRAGVRPGLAVASVGASQLFGLGCHILMLLSFGYLTGTEKTPSLSPSRTVIAGLLTVAVLVLVVTSVPFLRKFVVTRVRSLFAGVVPRMLDVLQRPQKLVTGIGGMLLLTACFVMCLDASIRAFGDGSVSLSIASVAVVFLAGNALGSAAPTPGGVGAVEATLTVGLIAVGLPKEVAAPAVLLFRLLTLWLPVLPGWFAFSHLSRKGAL, encoded by the coding sequence ATGAAGGAGCAGGGCGTGCACCCCGAAGGAGCGGCGGGCACCCCTGACGCCTCCGCGCGCCCCGACACCGCCCAGGCGGACGAGGGCGGCACCGACGCGCGGCGGGAGGACAGCGGTCCGCACACGGACGACGGCACGCGCGCGGGCGGACACGAGGCCGATGGCCCGGACGACACCGCATGCGCGGGCGGATCCGCGGCCGAAGCCTCCGGCGACGACATCGCTGGCGCGCGGCAGGACGGCGCCGCTGTTGCCGCCGGCGACGGCCCGCGCGTGCGCGTGAACGCCACCGGCGCCGGTGACGCTGAGAACGGCGGCGCGCACGCCTGCGCGGACGTGCCCGGTGACCGCCGCGCCTGTGCCGACGACGACCCGCACGCGGAGCAGGTGGAGGGCGACGAACCGCTGCTCCCCGCGCGCGTGCACCGCCCCTCGGATCTCGTACGGCTCCTGGTGGGCGTGCTGGCCATCGCGGTGCTCCTCTCGATCGCCGCGTTCGCGCACGGCACCACCTCGGGCCTCGAACAGGACATCAACAAGGGCACGGGGCAGGCCCCGGACCTGCTCATCAAGATCGCGGGCCTGGGATCCAGCATCGCGATCCTCCTCGTCCCGGTCGCCTTCGCCATCGAACGGCTGATCAAACGGGACGGGCTGCGCATCGCCGACGGTGTCCTCGCGGCCGTCCTCGCCCACGGAGTGACCCTCGCCACCGACCTGTGGGTCGCCCGAGCCGCCCCCGACTCCATCCAGGAGGCGCTGACCCAGCCCTCGCCGGGTGACATCCACGCCCTGACCGACCCGGTGCACGGCTATCTGGCCCCCGTCATTGCCTATATGACGGCCGTCGGCATGTCCCGCAGACCCAGATGGCGCGCGGTGCTGTGGATCGTGCTGATGCTGGACGCGTTCTCGATGCTGGTCACGGGCTACACGACGCCGTTCTCGATCATCCTCACGGTGCTGATCGGCTGGACCATCGCCTACGGCACCCTGTACGCGGTCGGCTCCCCCAACGTCCGTCCGACGGGGCAGACACTGATGGCGGGCCTCACCCACGTCGGCTTCCATCCCGTCTCCGCGGCCCGTGAGGAGGCCGTGGAGACGGAGAACGGCGACCGGGGCCGGCGCTACTTCGTCACCCTGGAGAACGGCCCGCCGCTGGACGTCACGGTCGTCGACCGGGAGCAGCAGGCGCAGGGCTTCTTCTACCGCGCGTGGCGCAATCTGACCCTGCGCGGCTTCGCCACCCGTTCCAGCCTCCAGTCACTGCGCCAGGCACTGGAGCAGGAGGCGCTGCTGGCCTACGCGGCGATCGCGGCGGGCGCCAACGCGCCCAAGCTGATCGCCACCTCCGAGCTCGGCCCCGACGCGGTCATGCTCGTCTACGAGCACACCGGTGGGCGCACGCTGGACTCGCTGGCCGACGAGGACATCACCGACGAGCTGCTGCGCAACACCTGGCACCAGGTGCAGGCGCTCCAGTCGCGGCGCATCGCGCACCGCAGGCTGGCCGGTGAGGCCATCCTGGTGGATCGTTCCGGCAGGGTGATCCTCACCGAGCTGCGCGGCGGCGAGATCGCGGCCGGCGAGCTGCTGCTGCGCATGGACGTCGCCCAACTGGTCACCACGCTCGGCCTGCGGGTCGGCGCCCAGCGGGCGGTGGCCTCCGCCGTCGGCGTGCTCGGTCCGGACGCGGTCGCCGACTGTCTGCCGATGCTGCAACCGATCGCGCTGACGCGCTCCACGCGCGCGACGCTGCGCCGGCTGGCGCGCGAGCGGGCACAGCGCGAACGCGAGGCGGTGCTCGAGGCCTCCCGGCAGAGCAAGCCGGCCCGCCCGGAGGAGGCGTCCGAGACGGCTGCGGTCGCCCTGGAGAAGCCCGACAAGAGGACCGTCCGCGCCGAGCAGCGCGCGGAGAAGCGGGCCATCGACGAAGCCCTCGACGAGGCCCGCGAGGAGGATCTGCTCACCCAGATCCGGCACCAGGTGCTGCTCATCAGGCCGCAGGCGCCCGTGGAGCCGGCCCGGCTGGAACGGGTCAGGCCGCGCACGCTGATCAGTTTCATCGCGGGTGCGATCGGCGCGTACTACCTGCTGACGCAGCTCACCCACATCGAGTTCGGCACGCTGTTCGCGCAGGCCCAGTGGGGCTGGGTGGCCGCCGCGGTGCTCTTCTCCGCGCTCAGTTACGTCGCCGCCGCGATGGCCCTGCTGGGCTTCGTACCGGAACGGGTGCCGTTCCCGCGGACGGTGGCGGCGCAGGTCGCCGGATCGTTCGTGAAGATCGTGGCACCGGCGGCGGTCGGCGGCGTGGCCCTCAACACGCGCTTCCTGCAACGCGCCGGTGTACGCCCGGGACTCGCGGTCGCGAGCGTCGGCGCCTCCCAGTTGTTCGGGCTCGGCTGTCACATCCTGATGCTGCTGTCCTTCGGCTATCTGACGGGCACCGAGAAGACGCCGTCGTTGTCGCCGTCCCGCACGGTCATCGCTGGCCTGCTGACCGTGGCCGTCCTGGTCCTCGTGGTCACCTCGGTGCCGTTCCTGCGGAAGTTCGTCGTCACGCGCGTGAGGTCGCTGTTCGCCGGCGTCGTGCCCCGCATGCTCGACGTCCTCCAGCGGCCCCAGAAGCTCGTCACCGGCATCGGCGGCATGCTCCTGCTGACCGCCTGCTTCGTGATGTGCCTGGACGCCTCCATCCGGGCCTTCGGTGACGGCTCGGTGTCGCTGAGCATCGCCAGCGTCGCCGTCGTCTTCCTCGCCGGCAACGCGCTCGGCTCGGCGGCGCCGACCCCCGGTGGCGTCGGCGCGGTGGAGGCGACGCTGACCGTCGGTCTGATCGCCGTGGGTCTGCCCAAGGAGGTCGCCGCCCCGGCCGTCCTGCTGTTCCGGCTGCTGACCCTGTGGCTGCCGGTGCTGCCGGGCT